Proteins encoded within one genomic window of Variovorax sp. OAS795:
- a CDS encoding anti-phage dCTP deaminase produces MELVFGLVGPTGVDLTKVYESLRSQLKSVNYQAHLVKLSDLIDPYLKGKKVNASSEYDRIRNLMESGTRLREKTDQRDIVARLGIARIKAIRTEKAGTSNKPLPRTAYIVSSFKRPEEVELYRQAYGKAFCLISVYAPRQSRVKDLARRLRSSVGKSTSTAEEMAVQLVSRDFEEEARKSGQRVGKTFPLADYFVSAESRSKLDENLLRLVRLSFGHPYISPTRDEQGMFYAQASAMRSLDLSRQVGAAITDSDGSVLATGCNEVPKFGGGLYWGEDDFVARDFELGNDSNVKIKSEIVEDVLSRLRQKGWLHHSLKKNSNKDLADTSLFQGDAFLKNSLIFDVIEFGRAVHAEAASITDAARRGVQIGGAKLFCTTFPCHICARHITASGIKEVVFIEPYEKSRTAELYSDSISIEPQELSGNRANFRAFVGVAPRSFMDFFQMNRNRKSSKGDVLDIDAISENPRIKRIVLTYLMIEDIIVNETRTTPGVDQWTKNQ; encoded by the coding sequence ATAGAACTAGTTTTTGGCTTGGTGGGACCGACGGGGGTCGACTTGACCAAAGTTTATGAAAGCTTGCGGAGCCAACTTAAGAGTGTTAATTACCAAGCGCATCTCGTAAAACTGAGCGATCTTATCGACCCCTATCTAAAGGGAAAGAAAGTTAACGCTTCCAGCGAATACGACAGAATTAGAAACTTAATGGAAAGCGGAACTCGGTTACGAGAAAAGACTGATCAACGCGACATCGTCGCGCGACTAGGAATTGCGCGAATCAAAGCAATACGCACAGAAAAAGCGGGCACATCAAACAAGCCTTTGCCACGGACAGCATACATCGTAAGTTCATTCAAACGACCAGAAGAGGTGGAGTTATATAGGCAGGCTTATGGAAAAGCCTTCTGCTTAATTTCAGTTTATGCGCCAAGACAGTCTCGAGTAAAAGATTTGGCGCGACGCCTGCGATCATCCGTGGGAAAAAGCACGTCAACCGCGGAGGAAATGGCGGTCCAACTAGTCTCTCGCGACTTTGAAGAAGAAGCCCGTAAATCCGGGCAACGAGTTGGAAAAACTTTTCCGCTTGCAGACTATTTTGTTAGCGCCGAGTCACGGTCCAAATTAGATGAGAATCTGCTGAGGCTCGTGCGCCTAAGCTTCGGACACCCGTATATATCACCTACACGTGATGAACAAGGAATGTTCTACGCACAGGCGTCGGCGATGCGCTCCTTAGATCTCTCGCGTCAAGTGGGAGCCGCCATCACCGATTCGGACGGATCTGTGCTCGCTACTGGTTGCAATGAAGTACCAAAATTTGGCGGCGGCCTCTATTGGGGGGAAGATGACTTTGTAGCTAGAGACTTTGAGCTTGGAAACGATTCCAACGTAAAAATCAAGTCCGAAATTGTGGAGGACGTACTTTCACGACTGCGTCAAAAAGGTTGGCTTCACCACAGCTTAAAGAAAAATAGCAACAAGGATCTAGCAGACACTTCACTTTTTCAAGGCGACGCTTTTCTCAAGAATTCCTTGATATTTGATGTCATTGAATTCGGCCGGGCCGTTCACGCAGAGGCTGCATCTATTACCGACGCGGCCAGAAGAGGGGTTCAAATTGGAGGCGCCAAACTTTTTTGCACTACTTTCCCGTGTCACATTTGTGCACGCCATATTACGGCAAGCGGAATCAAGGAAGTCGTCTTTATCGAACCGTACGAAAAAAGCCGCACTGCAGAACTCTATTCAGATTCAATCAGCATTGAACCCCAGGAATTGTCAGGCAATAGGGCGAATTTTCGTGCTTTTGTTGGGGTAGCGCCGCGGAGTTTCATGGATTTCTTTCAGATGAACAGGAACCGGAAATCATCCAAAGGAGATGTACTTGATATTGATGCGATCTCAGAAAATCCAAGGATTAAAAGAATTGTTTTGACTTATCTGATGATCGAGGATATTATAGTTAATGAAACACGCACCACCCCAGGAGTAGACCAATGGACGAAAAATCAGTAA
- a CDS encoding peptidylprolyl isomerase has protein sequence MKIEKDTVVTLKYKVADAQGKLIEASPEPMAYLHGGYENTLPKIEEALDGKEAGFQTTLHLAPEDAFGLRDESLVRSIPKADFPPGVKVGGQLEGRLDDGRQHLFTVMKIKGPVVLLDGNHPWAGKALRFSLQVTDVRAALPVEIEHRHVHGAHGHHH, from the coding sequence ATGAAAATCGAAAAAGACACCGTCGTCACGCTGAAGTACAAGGTCGCCGACGCGCAGGGCAAGCTCATCGAAGCCAGCCCCGAGCCCATGGCCTACCTGCATGGCGGGTACGAGAACACGCTGCCCAAGATCGAGGAAGCGCTGGACGGCAAGGAAGCGGGCTTCCAGACCACGCTGCACCTGGCGCCTGAAGACGCCTTCGGCCTGCGCGACGAGTCGCTGGTGCGCAGCATTCCGAAGGCTGACTTTCCGCCGGGCGTGAAGGTCGGCGGGCAACTGGAAGGGCGGCTCGACGATGGCCGCCAGCACCTCTTCACCGTGATGAAGATCAAGGGCCCGGTCGTGCTGCTCGATGGCAACCATCCGTGGGCAGGCAAGGCGCTGCGCTTCAGCCTGCAGGTGACGGACGTGCGCGCGGCGCTGCCGGTGGAGATCGAGCATCGGCATGTGCATGGGGCGCACGGGCACCATCACTGA
- a CDS encoding pirin family protein, with protein sequence MTTAVARPPITEARPIVYRTRGSQHGPIIRLMSPGDLGEFLKPFVFLDLFGFDTTGSRAGFGMHPHSGIATLTWLIEGDTVYEDTTGETGVLRAGGVEWMRAGNGVWHDGAPAPDTRRVQGFQLWVALPAAEENAPAESIYLAPSQVPVEGPARVLLGSYGAAQSPIPAPAPMNYLAVQLKDGEHWRYTPPAGHTVGWVAVSAGRLDAGDGSGEPVATGELAVFEESAAAIDFVAHGDTAFVLGSAAKHPHALVMGRYSVHTSQAALDQGEAEIRRIGARLREQGRLR encoded by the coding sequence ATGACCACTGCCGTTGCAAGGCCCCCCATCACCGAAGCCCGCCCCATCGTCTATCGCACGCGCGGTTCGCAGCATGGGCCGATCATCCGGCTCATGAGCCCGGGCGACCTGGGCGAGTTCCTGAAGCCCTTCGTCTTCCTGGACCTGTTCGGTTTCGACACCACCGGCAGCCGCGCCGGCTTCGGCATGCACCCGCACTCGGGCATCGCCACGCTGACATGGCTGATCGAAGGCGACACGGTGTACGAGGACACGACCGGCGAAACCGGCGTGCTGCGGGCCGGCGGCGTCGAGTGGATGCGTGCCGGCAACGGCGTGTGGCATGACGGCGCGCCCGCGCCGGACACCAGGCGCGTGCAGGGATTCCAGCTGTGGGTGGCCCTGCCGGCGGCGGAAGAGAACGCGCCGGCGGAGAGCATCTACCTGGCGCCCTCGCAGGTGCCCGTCGAAGGCCCGGCGCGCGTGCTGCTGGGAAGCTACGGCGCGGCGCAAAGCCCCATTCCGGCCCCGGCGCCCATGAACTACCTGGCCGTGCAGCTGAAGGACGGCGAGCACTGGCGCTACACGCCGCCGGCCGGCCACACGGTGGGCTGGGTCGCGGTCAGCGCCGGCCGGCTCGATGCGGGCGACGGCAGCGGCGAGCCGGTCGCCACCGGCGAACTGGCGGTATTCGAGGAATCGGCCGCGGCCATCGACTTCGTCGCCCACGGCGACACCGCCTTCGTGCTGGGCTCCGCCGCCAAGCACCCGCACGCGCTGGTGATGGGCCGCTATTCGGTGCACACCAGCCAGGCGGCGCTCGACCAAGGCGAGGCCGAGATCCGGCGCATCGGCGCGCGGCTGCGCGAGCAAGGCCGCCTGCGCTGA
- a CDS encoding M20 aminoacylase family protein — MNIVDSFANNAARFVDIRRDIHAHPELGFEEHRTSEKVAGLLAEWGIEVHRGIAGTGLVGVLRKGTGSRTIGLRADMDALPMQEANEFAHKSTHAGRMHACGHDGHTTMLLAAAWHLSRQGPDDFDGTVHFIFQPAEEMGKAGAKKMIQDGLFERFPCDAVFALHNFPVGDVGRFALNEGALMASSNTYKVTLRGRGTHASMPHTGIDPVAAVVTLAQQLQTIVPRTIPSTERALLAVTQLQGSDAPNVIPDVATVGGTIRTFSIEAIDKIEARLREVAAGVAAAHGCTAEVFFNRSSPPVVNHVAEARFAAGVMREVVGDGMVTDDFPAVMGAEDFAHMLLARPGCYAFLGNGDGDHRLGGHGPGPCIIHNTSFDFNDEIIPIGASYFVKLVQRWLPSGS, encoded by the coding sequence ATGAACATCGTCGACTCCTTCGCCAACAACGCCGCCCGCTTCGTCGATATACGGCGCGACATCCACGCCCACCCCGAACTCGGCTTCGAGGAGCACCGCACTTCCGAAAAAGTCGCGGGCCTGCTGGCCGAATGGGGCATCGAGGTGCATCGCGGCATCGCCGGCACCGGCCTGGTGGGCGTGCTGCGCAAGGGCACCGGCTCGCGCACCATCGGCCTGCGCGCCGACATGGACGCGCTGCCGATGCAGGAGGCCAACGAGTTCGCGCACAAGTCCACGCACGCGGGCCGCATGCATGCCTGCGGCCACGACGGCCACACCACCATGCTGCTGGCCGCCGCCTGGCACCTGTCACGGCAGGGGCCCGATGATTTCGACGGCACCGTGCATTTCATCTTCCAGCCCGCCGAGGAGATGGGCAAGGCCGGCGCCAAAAAGATGATCCAGGACGGGCTGTTCGAGCGCTTCCCATGCGACGCGGTCTTTGCGCTGCACAACTTTCCCGTGGGCGACGTGGGCCGCTTCGCACTCAACGAAGGCGCGCTCATGGCCTCGAGCAACACCTACAAGGTCACCCTGCGCGGACGCGGCACGCATGCCTCGATGCCGCATACCGGCATCGACCCGGTGGCCGCGGTGGTCACGCTCGCGCAGCAGCTGCAGACGATCGTGCCGCGCACGATTCCCAGCACCGAGCGCGCGCTGCTCGCGGTCACGCAGCTGCAGGGCTCCGATGCGCCCAATGTGATTCCCGACGTGGCGACCGTGGGCGGCACCATCCGCACCTTCTCCATCGAGGCCATCGACAAGATCGAGGCGCGGCTGCGCGAAGTGGCGGCCGGCGTGGCGGCGGCGCACGGCTGCACGGCCGAGGTCTTCTTCAACCGCTCCTCGCCGCCGGTGGTCAACCACGTGGCCGAGGCGCGCTTTGCGGCCGGCGTGATGCGCGAGGTGGTGGGCGACGGCATGGTGACCGACGACTTTCCCGCCGTGATGGGCGCCGAAGACTTCGCCCACATGCTGCTCGCGCGGCCCGGCTGCTATGCGTTCCTCGGCAATGGCGACGGCGACCACCGCCTTGGTGGCCATGGGCCCGGCCCTTGCATCATCCACAACACCTCGTTCGACTTCAACGACGAGATCATTCCGATCGGCGCCAGCTACTTCGTGAAGCTGGTGCAGCGCTGGTTGCCTTCGGGCAGCTGA
- a CDS encoding tripartite tricarboxylate transporter substrate-binding protein: MKAASPMTFTLFTRRSLAALAAASALVALAPVHAQQQRVIHIVVPFGTGAVQDTVARAFNAELGAALNASAIVENRAGAGGTVGAAVVAKAPPDGNTLVLAAASHHIAGFLYSKLSYDPLKDFVGVANIGNAGYVLAVASGLNVSNTADFVKEVKANPGKYNYASAGNGSATHLAMASFLAKAGLQMTHIPTKSTGEAVNEVLAGRVQAVISSSIGVMGFQTDPRMKLLASTGQARSPFLPALPTVAESGLPGYAFDSWIGLLAPAGTPKAEVERLNAATNKVLADPAIQERFKRLGVEPRTQTAEEFQKLLRTDWDAMGAVVKASGAKID, from the coding sequence ATGAAAGCGGCCTCCCCGATGACCTTTACCCTTTTCACCCGGCGTTCACTGGCGGCGCTCGCAGCCGCCTCGGCCCTCGTCGCGCTCGCGCCCGTGCACGCGCAGCAGCAACGCGTGATCCACATCGTCGTGCCCTTCGGCACGGGCGCGGTGCAGGACACGGTGGCGCGCGCCTTCAATGCCGAGCTGGGCGCGGCGCTCAACGCCAGTGCGATCGTCGAGAACCGCGCGGGCGCGGGCGGCACGGTGGGCGCCGCGGTCGTGGCCAAGGCCCCGCCGGACGGCAACACGCTGGTGCTCGCGGCCGCGAGCCACCACATCGCGGGCTTCCTGTACAGCAAGCTGTCCTACGACCCGCTGAAGGATTTCGTGGGCGTGGCGAACATCGGCAACGCGGGCTATGTGCTGGCGGTGGCGAGCGGGCTCAATGTGTCGAACACGGCCGACTTCGTCAAGGAGGTCAAGGCCAACCCGGGCAAGTACAACTACGCCTCGGCGGGCAACGGCAGCGCCACGCACCTGGCGATGGCTTCGTTCCTTGCCAAGGCCGGGCTGCAGATGACGCACATCCCGACCAAGTCGACCGGGGAAGCGGTGAACGAGGTGCTCGCGGGCCGCGTGCAGGCCGTCATCTCGTCGAGCATCGGCGTGATGGGTTTCCAGACCGATCCGCGCATGAAGCTGCTGGCCTCGACCGGCCAGGCGCGCAGCCCGTTCCTTCCCGCCTTGCCGACCGTGGCCGAAAGCGGCCTGCCGGGCTATGCCTTCGATTCATGGATCGGCCTGCTCGCGCCCGCCGGCACGCCCAAGGCCGAAGTCGAGCGCCTCAATGCGGCCACCAACAAGGTGCTGGCCGATCCGGCGATCCAGGAGCGCTTCAAGCGCCTGGGCGTGGAGCCGCGCACGCAAACGGCCGAAGAGTTCCAGAAGCTGCTGCGCACCGACTGGGATGCGATGGGCGCGGTGGTGAAGGCTTCCGGCGCGAAGATCGACTGA
- a CDS encoding CYTH and CHAD domain-containing protein: MEIEFKFHIPAERLQAVQAAMRRGAVVRTRLQARYFDTAGQALAAQGIVLRLRKEGRRWVQTAKATGDNALHRLEHNVDLGAASAGIATPAVDPERHQGTPVGDRLAKVLAASGEPLVERQSTDIVRLTREVRTGGAGAGAAVVELALDVGKVIAHAGTPDARESPVCELELELKRGDVQGLVALARRWSQQHGLWFSTVSKAERGARLLAGVEAVPAVKAEAPRFGEAADGRAIQQAVVASCLAQMLPNASEIAAGGTDEEQIHQLRIGIRRLRTALRELAGLDTRTDLFNRAEWEPRLVDAFRALGMLRDREQVLALAQAQLGKAGAPAFDPLAGDPASADARSPGEVVRAPGFQSVLVSLIGFTASVSAEPGQAAEAAPDDAGPLNAGDAHRLLRQRLQRLHAQTVRDGRRFESLATEAQHRVRKRLKRLRYLAEFAAPLFADASDDKSAARYLKRLRPAQDALGRFNDEAVALTLYRKATARDARAWYAVGWFSARHAAGAKACRKALGKIEKAPRFWKKKN, encoded by the coding sequence ATGGAAATCGAGTTCAAGTTTCATATTCCCGCCGAACGACTGCAAGCGGTGCAGGCCGCGATGCGGCGTGGCGCTGTCGTGCGTACCCGGCTGCAGGCGCGCTACTTCGACACCGCCGGCCAGGCGCTGGCCGCGCAAGGCATCGTGCTGCGGCTGCGCAAGGAGGGCCGGCGCTGGGTGCAGACCGCCAAGGCCACTGGCGACAACGCGCTGCACCGGCTGGAGCACAACGTCGACCTGGGCGCCGCGTCGGCCGGCATCGCAACACCGGCCGTCGACCCCGAGCGCCACCAGGGCACGCCCGTCGGCGACAGGCTCGCGAAGGTGCTGGCCGCGAGCGGCGAGCCGCTGGTGGAGCGCCAGTCCACCGACATCGTGCGGCTCACGCGCGAGGTGCGCACCGGAGGGGCCGGCGCCGGCGCCGCAGTGGTCGAACTGGCGCTCGACGTCGGCAAGGTCATCGCCCATGCGGGGACGCCCGACGCGCGCGAGTCGCCCGTGTGCGAACTGGAGCTCGAACTCAAGCGCGGCGACGTGCAGGGCCTCGTCGCGCTCGCACGCCGCTGGTCGCAGCAGCATGGCCTGTGGTTCAGCACCGTCTCCAAGGCCGAACGCGGCGCGCGCCTCCTGGCCGGGGTCGAGGCGGTTCCGGCCGTCAAGGCCGAAGCGCCGCGCTTCGGCGAAGCGGCCGATGGCCGCGCCATCCAGCAAGCGGTGGTCGCCTCCTGCCTGGCGCAGATGCTGCCCAACGCCAGCGAGATCGCGGCGGGCGGAACCGACGAAGAGCAGATCCACCAGCTGCGCATCGGCATCCGGCGCCTGCGCACCGCGTTGCGCGAACTCGCGGGGTTGGACACGCGCACCGATCTTTTCAACCGCGCCGAATGGGAGCCACGGCTGGTCGACGCGTTTCGCGCGCTCGGCATGCTGCGCGACCGCGAGCAGGTCCTGGCACTGGCGCAGGCGCAACTGGGGAAAGCGGGCGCACCGGCGTTCGATCCGCTCGCCGGCGATCCGGCATCAGCCGATGCGCGCTCGCCCGGCGAGGTGGTGCGCGCGCCGGGATTCCAGTCGGTGCTGGTGTCGCTCATCGGCTTCACCGCCTCGGTGTCCGCAGAGCCGGGCCAAGCCGCAGAAGCGGCGCCGGATGACGCAGGCCCGCTGAACGCCGGCGATGCCCACCGCCTGCTGCGGCAACGCCTACAGCGACTGCATGCGCAGACCGTGCGCGACGGTCGCCGCTTCGAATCGCTCGCGACCGAAGCCCAGCACCGCGTCCGCAAGCGGCTCAAGCGGCTGCGCTACCTGGCCGAGTTCGCGGCGCCACTGTTCGCCGACGCAAGCGATGACAAGTCGGCCGCACGCTACCTGAAGCGGCTGCGCCCCGCGCAGGACGCGTTGGGCCGCTTCAACGACGAAGCCGTGGCGCTCACGCTGTACCGGAAGGCCACCGCGCGAGATGCCCGCGCCTGGTATGCCGTCGGCTGGTTCAGCGCGCGCCATGCGGCGGGCGCGAAGGCGTGCCGCAAGGCGCTGGGCAAGATCGAGAAGGCGCCGCGGTTCTGGAAGAAGAAAAACTAA
- a CDS encoding LysR family transcriptional regulator, with protein MLDLNDIAVFVQVVRHGSFAEAARRLGLPPNTVSRRVQQLEAQLGTRLMQRSTRKLTLTSAGQAFHERCAGAVDGLVEAGQELITGSREPSGLVRVAATADFFDFFPMEWVADFLAAHPLVRVDFVLSDAKADLIAEQIDVAFRGGALPDSGYVGRKLMSVRTDGMVASPAYIAARGAPASLQDLANHDCVTAAHPSGRTVWRLVGPGGAEEEVQVSGRFTGNTAQALRKAALAGLGVALLPPTMARLDLEAGRLVPVLPRYQRTGQGLSVLYPSRKHLPLAVSAFIGMVMEKLSGVEGLLEIGQLGRS; from the coding sequence ATGCTCGACCTCAACGACATCGCCGTCTTTGTGCAGGTGGTGCGCCATGGCAGCTTTGCGGAGGCCGCGCGCCGGCTCGGGCTGCCGCCCAATACCGTGAGCCGGCGCGTGCAGCAGCTGGAAGCGCAGCTGGGCACGCGGTTGATGCAGCGCTCCACGCGCAAGCTCACGCTCACCAGCGCGGGCCAGGCCTTTCACGAGCGCTGCGCGGGCGCGGTCGACGGGCTGGTGGAGGCCGGGCAGGAGCTGATCACCGGCAGCCGCGAACCCAGCGGCCTGGTGCGCGTGGCGGCCACGGCCGACTTCTTCGATTTCTTCCCGATGGAATGGGTCGCCGACTTCCTGGCCGCGCATCCGCTGGTGCGCGTCGACTTCGTGCTCAGCGATGCCAAGGCCGACCTGATCGCCGAGCAGATCGACGTCGCCTTCCGCGGCGGCGCGCTGCCCGACTCGGGCTATGTCGGCCGCAAGCTCATGAGCGTTCGCACCGACGGCATGGTGGCGAGCCCCGCCTACATCGCCGCGCGCGGCGCGCCGGCCAGCTTGCAGGATCTGGCGAACCACGACTGCGTCACCGCGGCCCATCCGAGCGGCCGCACCGTCTGGCGCCTGGTGGGCCCCGGCGGCGCGGAAGAAGAAGTGCAGGTGAGCGGCCGCTTCACCGGCAACACCGCGCAGGCGCTGCGCAAGGCCGCGCTCGCCGGCCTGGGCGTCGCGCTGCTGCCGCCCACCATGGCCCGGCTCGACCTGGAAGCCGGCCGGCTCGTGCCGGTGCTGCCGCGCTACCAGCGCACCGGGCAGGGGCTGAGCGTGCTGTACCCGAGCCGCAAGCACCTGCCGCTCGCGGTGTCGGCGTTCATCGGCATGGTGATGGAGAAGCTGAGCGGGGTGGAGGGGCTACTTGAGATAGGGCAGTTGGGACGGAGCTAG
- a CDS encoding amidase family protein, with protein MPVFTPAATADPVTLLAAGAARSAQALAAGEVGAVQLCEAAIARIEALDGALNAVVVRDFDRARQQAKDADAALARGERRPLLGVPMTVKEAFNIAGLPTSWGLPPFRDFVPPHDAVAVQRLRAAGAVILGKTNVPPGLADWQCDNPVYGRTVHPLDPRRTPGGSSGGGAVAVATGMVALELGSDLTGSLRVPASFCGVYAHKPSEGLLPARGFAFPGTEEAPAGLPSEIGPIGHCPDDLSLALQVLAGPDAAQVAQGGFALPQPRRAAAKDWRVLVVTAHPQAPVAAEVRAAVEGAGQRLAEAGASVAHASDLLPDLAEIGDTYGQIVETVLAHLEPGGRSPLALSAWFDLMASRTRIRAQLRALFAEFDAVLCPSVGCAAFEHVSEPDLTKRAITIDGTPAPYETLGAWASLASLGGLPATAAPADFTKRGLPLGVQIVGPFFEDRSTIALAGLLAGYAR; from the coding sequence ATGCCCGTCTTCACCCCAGCCGCGACAGCCGACCCCGTCACCTTGCTGGCCGCCGGCGCCGCACGCTCGGCCCAGGCCCTCGCGGCCGGGGAGGTCGGCGCCGTCCAGCTCTGCGAAGCCGCCATCGCGCGCATCGAGGCGCTCGATGGCGCACTGAACGCCGTGGTGGTGCGCGATTTCGACCGCGCACGCCAGCAGGCGAAGGACGCCGATGCGGCACTGGCGCGCGGTGAGCGCCGTCCGCTGCTCGGCGTGCCGATGACGGTGAAGGAAGCATTCAACATCGCGGGGCTGCCGACGAGCTGGGGCCTGCCGCCGTTTCGCGATTTCGTTCCACCGCATGACGCCGTGGCCGTGCAGCGACTCAGGGCAGCAGGCGCGGTGATCCTGGGAAAGACGAACGTGCCGCCGGGCCTGGCCGACTGGCAATGCGACAACCCCGTGTATGGCCGCACGGTGCACCCCCTGGACCCGAGGCGCACGCCGGGGGGTTCGTCCGGCGGCGGCGCCGTGGCGGTGGCCACCGGCATGGTGGCGCTGGAGCTGGGAAGCGACCTGACCGGATCGCTGCGCGTTCCCGCGAGCTTTTGCGGCGTGTACGCGCACAAGCCGAGCGAAGGCCTGCTGCCGGCGCGCGGCTTTGCATTTCCGGGCACCGAAGAAGCGCCCGCCGGGCTGCCTTCCGAGATCGGGCCGATCGGCCATTGCCCTGACGACCTGTCGCTGGCGCTCCAGGTGCTCGCCGGGCCCGATGCCGCGCAAGTGGCCCAAGGAGGTTTCGCGTTGCCCCAGCCGCGCCGCGCGGCCGCAAAGGATTGGCGCGTGCTCGTGGTCACGGCGCATCCGCAGGCCCCGGTGGCGGCCGAGGTGCGCGCGGCCGTCGAAGGCGCGGGGCAACGGCTTGCGGAGGCGGGCGCAAGCGTGGCACATGCCTCCGACCTGCTGCCGGACCTGGCAGAGATCGGCGACACCTACGGACAGATCGTCGAGACCGTGCTCGCCCATCTCGAGCCGGGCGGCCGCTCGCCGTTGGCGCTCTCCGCCTGGTTCGATCTGATGGCCAGCCGCACGCGCATCCGTGCCCAGTTGCGCGCGTTGTTTGCGGAATTCGACGCGGTACTGTGCCCTTCGGTCGGGTGTGCGGCCTTCGAGCATGTGAGCGAACCGGATCTCACAAAGCGAGCGATCACTATCGATGGAACGCCGGCACCGTATGAGACCTTGGGTGCCTGGGCGTCACTCGCGAGCCTTGGCGGGCTGCCCGCGACGGCGGCGCCGGCCGACTTCACCAAGCGCGGACTGCCGCTGGGCGTGCAGATCGTCGGCCCCTTTTTCGAGGACCGCAGCACCATTGCCCTGGCTGGCTTGCTCGCCGGATACGCCCGCTGA
- the infA gene encoding translation initiation factor IF-1: MPKEELIEMNGAVTEVLPDSRYRVTLDNGHQLIAYSGGKMRKHHIRILAGDKVSLELSPYDLTKGRITFRHLERRGPPPTNSGNNNAPRR, encoded by the coding sequence ATGCCCAAGGAAGAACTGATCGAAATGAACGGCGCGGTGACCGAAGTCCTGCCCGACTCGCGCTACCGCGTGACGCTCGACAACGGCCATCAGCTGATCGCCTACAGCGGCGGCAAGATGCGCAAGCACCACATCCGCATCCTGGCGGGTGACAAGGTGTCGCTCGAACTCTCGCCCTACGACCTGACCAAGGGCCGTATCACCTTCCGCCACCTGGAGCGTCGCGGCCCGCCGCCGACCAACTCCGGCAACAACAACGCACCTCGCCGCTGA
- the dbpA gene encoding ATP-dependent RNA helicase DbpA, whose translation MTTTNSPTGGSPAQAPAPADHGFAALALSPQMLANLTQLGYTQMTAIQAAALPPALLGKDLIAQAKTGSGKTAAFALTLLSNLNPRRFAIQAMVLCPTRELADQVTTEIRRLARAEENIKVVTLCGGVALRGQIASLEHGAHVVVGTPGRIMDHLERENLNLEALNTLVLDEADRMLDMGFFDDIVKVARQCPKERQTLLFSATYPEGIAKLAQQFMKSPQQITVQAQHEGSKIRQRWYQVKESERLHAVSLLLDHFRPVSTLAFCNTKQQCRDLVEVLQAQGFSALALFGELEQRERDQVLVQFANRSCSVLVATDVAARGLDISQLEAVINVDVTPDSEIHIHRVGRTGRVGQQGGAEGLALNLASMDEMGSVGKIEQLQGRESEWHDLAELTPGKGEPMRPPMATLQIVGGRKEKIRAGDVLGALTGDCGYAKEQVGKINVNEYSTYVAVDRSIAEEAARKLDNGRVKGKSVRVRLLTPQST comes from the coding sequence ATGACCACGACCAATTCCCCCACCGGCGGCTCCCCAGCCCAGGCCCCGGCCCCGGCCGACCACGGCTTTGCCGCGCTGGCGCTCTCGCCCCAGATGCTGGCCAACCTCACCCAGCTCGGCTACACGCAGATGACGGCGATCCAGGCCGCCGCGCTGCCGCCGGCGCTGCTCGGCAAGGACCTGATCGCCCAGGCCAAGACCGGCAGCGGCAAGACCGCCGCCTTTGCGCTCACGCTGCTGTCCAATCTGAACCCGCGCCGCTTCGCCATCCAGGCGATGGTGCTGTGCCCCACGCGCGAGCTGGCCGACCAGGTCACGACCGAAATCCGCCGGCTGGCCCGCGCGGAAGAAAACATCAAGGTGGTCACGCTCTGCGGCGGCGTCGCGCTGCGCGGGCAGATCGCCAGCCTGGAGCACGGCGCGCACGTCGTGGTGGGCACGCCGGGCCGGATCATGGACCACCTGGAACGCGAGAACCTGAACCTCGAGGCGCTCAACACCCTGGTGCTCGACGAAGCCGACCGCATGCTCGACATGGGCTTCTTCGACGACATCGTGAAGGTGGCGCGCCAGTGCCCCAAGGAACGCCAGACGCTGCTGTTCTCGGCCACCTACCCCGAAGGCATCGCCAAGCTCGCGCAGCAGTTCATGAAGAGCCCGCAGCAGATCACGGTGCAGGCGCAGCATGAAGGCAGCAAGATCCGCCAGCGCTGGTACCAGGTGAAGGAGAGCGAACGGCTGCACGCCGTGAGTCTTCTGCTCGACCATTTCCGCCCCGTGAGCACGCTGGCCTTCTGCAACACCAAGCAGCAGTGCCGCGACCTTGTCGAAGTGCTGCAGGCCCAGGGATTCAGCGCGCTGGCGCTGTTCGGCGAGCTGGAGCAGCGCGAGCGCGACCAGGTGCTGGTGCAGTTTGCCAACCGCAGCTGCTCGGTGCTGGTGGCCACCGACGTGGCGGCCCGCGGACTCGACATCTCGCAGCTCGAAGCCGTGATCAATGTCGACGTGACGCCGGATTCCGAAATCCACATCCACCGCGTCGGCCGCACCGGCCGCGTGGGCCAGCAGGGCGGCGCCGAAGGCCTCGCATTGAACCTGGCCAGCATGGACGAGATGGGCAGCGTCGGCAAGATCGAGCAGCTGCAGGGCCGCGAATCCGAATGGCACGACCTGGCCGAGCTCACGCCCGGCAAGGGCGAGCCGATGCGCCCGCCCATGGCCACGCTGCAGATCGTGGGCGGCCGCAAGGAAAAGATCCGCGCCGGCGACGTGCTGGGCGCGCTCACCGGCGACTGCGGCTATGCCAAGGAGCAGGTCGGCAAGATCAACGTCAACGAGTACTCGACCTATGTTGCGGTGGACCGCAGCATTGCCGAAGAAGCCGCACGCAAGCTCGACAACGGCCGCGTGAAAGGCAAGAGCGTCAGGGTGCGCCTTCTGACACCGCAGTCCACCTGA